The following coding sequences lie in one Arachis stenosperma cultivar V10309 chromosome 5, arast.V10309.gnm1.PFL2, whole genome shotgun sequence genomic window:
- the LOC130979733 gene encoding extra-large guanine nucleotide-binding protein 1, giving the protein MSPAPHHGDQYSFALEYDGPPLPFDLPRAVPISVDDIPVASVVSQVPLSDTLSLPVVQPIVAPKNPTVKFSKELRTLGSEARVSKEVELGSERTVSPTSVIAFEDRVSQSNNVCELSGELSSSGAFEFSNVNYASGEFSDEGGSSRMLEESRGAGSSGTVEFCESFDKSGRSSSALRVSNELHQHDWASTESVLSLEYPSTRVSSLKAEDCGDARRPPVVTFDVDSDDALDGDFGDEEEAVTRPLKREPLTKGKKGSCYRCFKGNRFTEKEVCLVCDAKYCSNCVLRAMGSMPEGRKCVACIGFPIDESKRGNLGKCSRMLKRLLNELEVRQIMKAEKFCEVNQLPPEYIFVNGKPLAYEELVTLQNCPNPPKKLKPGNYWYDKVSGLWGKEGQKPSRIISPHLNVGGPIQPDASNGNTQVFINGREITKVELRMLQLAGVQCAGNPHFWVNEDGSYQEEGQKNTRGYIWGKAGTKLVCAFLSLPVPSKSSNSHGEQHSSLSSKAVPDYLDHAIIQKLLLVGCSGSGTSTIFKQAKILYNSVPFSDDERENIKLTIQSNVYAYLGVLLEGRERFEDECLGHLKKWQSSTPGSTGPGPESDEKTMYSIGTRLKVFSDWLLKTMVSGKLDAIFPAATREYAPLIEELWNDAAIKATYARRSELEMLPSVANYFLERAVKILRTDYEPSDLDILYAEGVTSSNGLACVEFSFPQSSPEETGETADLHDSLIRYQLIRVHARGLGENCKWLEMFEDVGMVIFCVSLSDYDQFTVDGNGCSTNKMVLSRKFFEAIVTHPTFEHMDFLLILNKVDQFEEKIEQVPLTKCDWFSDFHPTISRPRPNSNSNSINHNPSLGQLGSHYIAVKFKRLYSSLTGRKLYVSVVKGLEPGSVDAALKYAKEILKWSEERPNFSSSEYSMYSMEASSFSH; this is encoded by the exons ATGTCGCCGGCGCCGCATCACGGAGACCAGTATTCCTTCGCCCTCGAGTACGACGGCCCCCCGCTCCCCTTCGATCTCCCCCGGGCGGTTCCCATCAGCGTCGACGACATTCCGGTAGCTTCCGTCGTCTCTCAAGTACCTCTCTCCGATACTCTCTCTTTACCCGTTGTGCAACCAATCGTGGCGCCCAAAAACCCCACCGTTAAATTCTCTAAGGAGCTCCGGACTCTCGGCTCCGAAGCTAGGGTTTCCAAGGAGGTCGAGTTAGGTTCGGAGAGAACGGTGTCTCCCACCTCTGTCATCGCCTTCGAGGACAGAGTTTCGCAGAGCAACAACGTCTGTGAGCTCTCGGGTGAGTTGAGTAGCTCCGGCGCGTTCGAGTTCTCCAACGTGAACTATGCCTCCGGCGAGTTTTCCGATGAGGGTGGGAGTTCCAGGATGCTGGAGGAATCGAGGGGAGCTGGAAGCTCCGGCACTGTGGAGTTTTGCGAGAGTTTTGATAAGTCAGGGAGAAGCTCGAGTGCGTTGAGGGTTTCGAACGAGTTGCATCAGCACGATTGGGCCTCCACTGAGTCTGTTCTGAGTTTGGAGTACCCTTCCACTCGGGTTTCTTCGCTGAAGGCTGAGGATTGTGGTGATGCTAGGCGCCCCCCTGTTGTTACCTTCGATGTGGATTCTGATGATGCTTTGGATGGGGATTTTGGTGATGAGGAGGAAGCTGTGACTAGACCTCTTAAAAGGGAGCCTCTCACAAAGGGGAAGAAAGGGTCTTGCTATAGATGCTTCAAGGGGAATAGATTCACAGAGAAGGAGGTTTGCCTTGTCTGTGATGCAAAGTATTGTAGTAATTGTGTGCTCCGAGCTATGGGGTCCATGCCGGAGGGTAGGAAATGTGTTGCCTGTATTGGATTCCCCATCGATGAGTCGAAACGAGGGAATTTAGGGAAATGCTCACGGATGCTCAAGCGGTTGCTTAATGAATTGGAGGTTCGGCAGATAATGAAGGCGGAGAAGTTTTGTGAAGTGAATCAGCTTCCACCtgaatatatttttgttaatggGAAGCCTCTTGCGTATGAGGAGCTGGTTACCTTGCAGAACTGTCCAAACCCTCCAAAGAAGCTGAAGCCTGGAAACTATTGGTATGACAAAGTGTCTGGTCTTTGGGGGAAg GAAGGGCAAAAGCCTTCCAGGATTATCAGTCCCCATCTGAATGTTGGAGGCCCCATCCAGCCTGATGCTAGCAATGGAAACACTCAAGTTTTCATCAATGGTCGGGAAATAACAAAAGTAGAGCTTCGGATGTTGCAg TTGGCAGGAGTTCAATGTGCTGGTAACCCACATTTTTGGGTCAATGAGGATGGTTCATACCAAGAAGAGGGACAGAAGAATACACGAGGGTATATATGGGGAAAG GCTGGAACGAAGCTTGTATGTGCTTTCCTGTCCCTTCCAGTACCTTCTAAATCCTCAAATTCTCATGGAGAACAACACTCCAGCCTGTCTAGCAAAGCAGTTCCTGACTACCTTGACCACGCAATAATTCAGAAGCTTCTCTTAGTTGGTTGTAGTGGATCTGGAACAAGTACCATTTTCAAGCAG GCCAAGATTCTGTACAACAGTGTCCCCTTCTCAGATGATGAGCGTGAAAATATAAAGTTAACCATCCAGAGCAATGTCTATGCCTATCTTGGCGTACTCCTGGAGGGTCGTGAGCGTTTTGAAGACGAATGTTTGGGGCATTTAAAGAAATGGCAGTCTTCTACTCCTGGTAGCACAG GGCCTGGACCAGAATCTGATGAGAAGACGATGTATTCCATTGGTACAAGGCTGAAAGTATTCTCTGATTGGTTGCTGAAAACTATGGTATCGGGCAAACTTGATGCCATCTTTCCAGCTGCTACACGCGAATATGCGCCATTGATTGAGGAGTTGTGGAATGATGCAGCCATTAAGGCCACATATGCAAGAAGAAGTGAACTAGAAATGTTGCCTAGTGTCGCGAATTATTTCTTAGAGCGG GCTGTTAAGATATTGAGGACTGATTATGAACCCTCGGATTTGGATATCCTCTATGCTGAGGGAGTTACTTCATCCAATGGTCTGGCTTGTGTGGAGTTTTCATTTCCCCAATCATCTCCTGAGGAAACTGGTGAAACTGCTGATCTACATGATTCATTGATTAG GTATCAACTTATTAGGGTGCATGCAAGGGGGCTAGGAGAAAATTGCAAGTGGTTGGAGATGTTTGAGGATGTTGGAATGGTCATTTTCTGTGTTTCCTTGAGTGACTATGATCAGTTTACCGTTGATGGAAATGGTTGTTCCACTAATAAGATGGTATTAAGTAGGAAGTTTTTCGAAGCCATTGTCACTCACCCAACTTTTGAGCATATGGACTTCTTATTGATATTAAACAAAGTTGATCAGTTTGAGGAGAAGATTGAACAAGTTCCGTTGACCAAGTGTGATTGGTTCTCTGATTTTCATCCAACAATTAGCCGACCTCGGCCCAATAGCAACAGTAACAGCATCAATCACAACCCCTCCCTTGGTCAGCTGGGTTCTCATTACATAGCGGTTAAGTTCAAGAGGCTTTATTCATCTCTTACAGGGAGAAAGTTATACGTGTCTGTGGTGAAGGGCTTGGAGCCTGGTAGTGTTGATGCAGCACTTAAATATGCAAAGGAAATTTTGAAGTGGAGCGAGGAGAGACCAAACTTTAGCTCCAGTGAGTACTCAATGTATAGCATGGAAGCGAGTTCCTTCTCTCATTGA
- the LOC130979734 gene encoding cytochrome P450 CYP82D47-like — MDTSEIKILVSTILFLFISASILYFLKKKHTTNKKKQCSAPQARGAWPIIGHLHLFGSHQLTHRTLGAMAEEHGPIFTIKLGSYKVLVLSSCEMVKECFTIHDKAFSTRPCVAASKLMGYDCAMFGFTPYGPYWREIRKLTTLQLLSNHRLELLKKTRETELDSAIRKLYKIEGGVFVDMKEWFGDLTHNVSLRMVGGRPYYGESGDGYEESEEARRYKKAMRECVRLFGVFVLSDAIPSLGWLDFNGHEKAMKKTASEMDTLVKGWLDEHKRKRASNKEEQDFMDVMLNTLQNAHIFGYSADTIIKATCLNLILAGSDATMVTLTWALSLLLNNKTELKRVQEEINIHIGHERKVEESDISKLEYLQAVVKETLRLYPPSPIITFRAAMEDCTFSCGYHIPAGTHLMVNAWKIHRDGDVWEDPQDFKPQRFLTTHKHVDVRGQNFELVPFSSGRRACPGASLALRVVHLTLARLLQSFEIDSPSDEAVDMTESFGLTNLKATPLQVLLTPRLHPKLYEL; from the exons ATGGATACCTCAGAgatcaaaattctcgtttcaaCCATTCTTTTCCTCTTCATTAGTGCTTCCATTTTGTATTTCTTAAAGAAAAAACACACTaccaacaaaaagaaacaaTGCAGTGCCCCTCAAGCAAGGGGTGCATGGCCTATTATTGGCCATCTTCACCTCTTTGGAAGCCATCAACTCACACACAGAACACTTGGTGCTATGGCTGAAGAACATGGACCAATCTTCACTATTAAACTTGGTTCATACAAAGTTCTTGTGTTGAGTAGCTGTGAGATGGTGAAGGAATGTTTCACCATCCATGACAAAGCATTCTCCACAAGACCTTGTGTTGCAGCCTCAAAGCTAATGGGATATGACTGTGCCATGTTTGGTTTCACTCCTTATGGACCTTACTGGCGTGAGATTAGGAAGCTAACTACTCTTCAGCTTCTTTCAAACCATAGACTTGAACTCCTCAAGAAAACAAGAGAAACTGAGTTGGATTCTGCAATAAGGAAGCTTTACAAGATAGAAGGAGGGGTTTTTGTTGATATGAAGGAGTGGTTTGGCGATTTGACACACAATGTTTCTTTGAGAATGGTGGGAGGGAGGCCATACTATGGGGAAAGTGGTGATGGCTATGAAGAAAGTGAAGAAGCAAGGAGGTATAAGAAGGCTATGAGAGAGTGTGTGCGTTTGTTTGGGGTGTTTGTGTTGTCTGATGCAATTCCATCTCTTGGTTGGTTAGATTTCAATGGACATGAGAAGGCTATGAAGAAAACAGCTAGTGAAATGGATACCCTGGTGAAAGGGTGGCTTGATGAACACAAAAGGAAAAGAGCTTCCAATAAGGAAGAGCAGGATTTCATGGATGTCATGCTTAATACTCTGCAGAATGCTCATATTTTTGGTTATAGTGCTGATACCATCATCAAGGCTACTTGTTTG AATCTGATACTAGCAGGAAGTGATGCTACCATGGTTACTCTAACATGGGCGCTATCTCTGCTACTCAACAACAAAACAGAACTGAAAAGGGTGCAAGAAGAGATCAACATTCACATCGGACACGAAAGGAAGGTAGAAGAATCAGACATAAGCAAGTTAGAGTACTTGCAAGCCGTAGTGAAAGAAACTCTAAGACTATATCCACCAAGTCCCATCATAACCTTTCGTGCAGCCATGGAAGACTGCACTTTCTCATGCGGATATCACATCCCTGCAGGCACACACCTAATGGTGAATGCATGGAAGATCCACAGGGATGGTGATGTATGGGAAGATCCACAGGATTTCAAGCCACAAAGGTTCTTGACAACACACAAGCATGTTGATGTGAGAGGTCAGAACTTTGAGCTTGTGCCTTTCAGTTCTGGAAGGAGGGCTTGCCCTGGTGCCTCCCTGGCTCTGCGCGTCGTGCATCTAACGCTAGCTAGGTTGTTACAGTCTTTTGAAATCGATTCTCCTTCGGATGAAGCTGTAGACATGACAGAGAGCTTTGGCCTCACCAATTTGAAAGCCACCCCACTTCAAGTTCTCCTAACACCACGTCTACACCCCAAGctttatgaattatga